TCTTCTGTAATGTTTGTCTTCTGATATTTAATTGATTAGGTTAAACTATGTTGGGTTATATGGGTCTAGGCTTTATTAAGGTTtgttagttttttatttataaggCTATGTTTCCCACGTTGCATTGatcaaaaatataattttaggGATCAGCCTCTTTGCTAATGGCATACGATTAGAGATTTTTCTATTctatcttttgtttttttggttCTTTTCCAGCGCCAATCACATGCACTCTATCACTCACTAGCTCTCTACATATATAGGGGGTTAGTTCCATAGTGAAAATTACATTTATGTAAGAATGGGAGAACACCACCCGGAGCATATAATGATATAAAATCACCACCTTCGCTGTGATATTAGCTGCATTACAAAAAAATGGAATTTTCATCTATGGGATTCGATCCCCGAGTGATTCATTTGTCGTAGATCTCCATATGTTCTCAATTTAAATAGGGATTCTCTTTTGAATctcttcacacacacacacacagacatGGACACGACACGTGTTTAACAATAAACAACAGTATAATATTACAGAACTTACTTTTCAAAAGCATTGTCTCTGATTCAAGCAGCTTTCCATGAGCTTGCTCTGCAGCAGATCTATTAAGAGAAACAATTGCTTCCTGCTCCCCATCCCTAGCATCAATAGCTTTGGCAGTGTCCTCTTTTATTTTCTGCTTCAAAGTCTTTATCTATTAATTGTAAAGTatgagaagaggaagaaatcTGACATAAGTCTAGTTTTAAACTGGTGTGTGTTACTGATGAGAATGTTTAATTACCTTGCCTCTTGCTTCAAAAACCTTAAGTTTAGCTTCCTTTGCCTTCTGGTCAAATTGTGTTTTTTGGTGTTCTATCCAATTTCTTAGCTTTCTGTGCAAAAGGAGTAGAAGAAAATACATCTAGGTGAGAAATAAAAAGGTAGTGGCATGTATAACTGAAAACAGAGAGATCCTTACTTCGTGCCAAGAACATGAATGCATAGCAGATTTACGACCCTAAAGCATTTCTGAAGCATTTAAAGCATCATAGTCAACAGCCTTCTCTAAATAACTCATCCCCAACACTTTAAGAACACGTTCAGATTCAGCCAAGCATTTCTTCAGCACACTGAACAAAAGTGCTCGGACGCTTTGGAAATCTATACACGAAAAGGAAAAGCATTTATTCCAGCAGAATAGATTCTGACTTGTCAATTGTTACTAAATCAAGGGTCATacttctctccctcttctttAATTATTGATAGCAGGTGTACATGAAACTGGACAACCGGACATGATCTTCCTCGCTTTGCAGTTCGCCCATGAAATATATCTGAAGGACACATAATGCTTCCCATCTTTCAATTTTAGGATCTGTTGCTCAATAGAGGAAGCAAACCATAGAGATAAGTAGATCCATAACGATAAAGATACTGGTGTACTATATAATACCAGAGATGCTAATTGGAAATAGTGATTACTAACGAGAAAACAATTCAAACAGAAGAACAACTAATCATGAAACACTAGATGATTTCAAAGCAATATGAAAAAGTAAACCAGAAATCACTATCTTACATGAATACAATAGCTGCAAGCACTGAGAATATTGGGTTAATATGTTAAAATGAATGTTTATGAATATCTAGATAAGGACAGCAACCTAAAAAGATTGAAAATGGGAGATGCAGCGCATTTGTAATAAGTAAATCCATATGCATGATAACAGCTTGCTTTCAAATAACCATCGGTAGCtattaattactagtatatGAGTAGAGTCACTAGCCTCTCCAAAAACATAACAGAATTCTAGAAACTCCAAAGCATTGCCAACATCTCTGCAGGTACATCAATTCCAGCCACACTGGTCAAGTCTGTTCCCACTGGCAGCACAATTTCTATAGGAATAGTCTGGCTGGTTTCAGTCAGTTTAGAATGTTTCATTCTCTTTGAAGAGGTATTATCATCTGCATTCAACCTTTCCTTCCCTTTCTTTCTAGCAGATAATACATCCTGTTAATTTTAGAAGCACGacattagataaaaaaaaataatgcacCAGATCACAAAATCAACAACTGTTATCTTTAAGGTGCCTACATTTTCCAGAGACCCATTCATGGAATTACCAACCTTTCCATTATCTGAACCCTCAGCAGTTAGCATCTCGTTGACGGAAGCGAATCCAGTCGCTTTTGCTGCACCGGTGGGTTGATGGCCCCTTCTCTTCCTGAATGGCACGGTTGTTAACAGTAAAACACCAGACGATCACGGATAAATAAGTCAGAAACTCACATGCACACACTGCAATTGCAAACGCCCCTGCATTTCGGGCACTTCCATTCCTCCAAACTAGCTACTTCCTCCACCTTTTCCTTGTACCTGGATCCAAGACTTCAATTCACTTGCCACTTCGAGTACCGAAAACAAGAGCTAATCCTAGTAAACAGAAAGCGTTTATAACCTGTTCCATAGGCATCTGCTACATATCTTTACTAAACACGGTTTCTTCTTCATGCGATTCTTGCATGCTGCTACTGGAACCCTGGATTTTTGACGACACTGCAGCATTGAGTTTACATGCGAGAAAAAGAAACGAAAACCAGTTTGGCTATATGAAGAATTAATAAAGTGAAATCAGCCCTCGGGAAAATTCTGCATCGCAGCTTAAATGAAATCAGGAATTGTAGGTATGAGAAGGACTTACCTGATGGCAGTGTACCCCGTCACACTAACTTGGCTACGGACAGCCGGTTTTCCGGTTGATTTCTCTCTGCCGACGGAGACGCCACGGACTACCTAGGGATGCTTCAACCGCCATTTCCGTCTAGTAATTCTGAACACCAATAACGGAATATTACTTAATTCGGTTTTCCTTCTTCTAAAATCTGAACTTGCCGGCGCTGAGGGTGGAGGATTTTTGATGGTTTTGAAATGAGCAGCGGCAACAGTTTTAAATACTAATATTCGGCAGAATTGGGAAATTTTGCCCTAGAATCTTTGGAGGGTGGAGTCATctgcattaaatttttttccgaTTCCATTTCCCGCCTTCAATAGAAATGGCTGTCTTCTATCTTAGCTCAGTTTTGTGTGTAGGAATGATCTGTAAACACTAAACAGAGCAGCACAGTAATAATCTCCTCACACGAATTTATtagtaattcaaaattaactaAACAACAAAAATAGTACTCTATATTGACTTCATTATACGCATAATATTACAGTATTTTAGTATATAATGGCTCAAATGAAACTGAATAAACTTAAATCCCATAATTCCCATTCACTAACCcaatttaattagtagtacTCCCTATTTCCGTTGTTGGGTCTAAAAAAAGGCAAGGTCAGGGCATCGGCAATGACAATCAAACAACAATTTAAGCAATTTACATCTGGTGAAAGGACTAACTCTGCATcgacttttaaaaaaaacactctCTATAAATTCACCAATAATAGTGGATCTTCACTGCTAAATTCATTTTTccaatttcttattttatcattcatATTTCACTTAATttgtaattataaaataaaatattacattaaaattctaagatcacaaaaaaaattaaaattacataattacattaaaaatttGTAAATTACAACATCAATTTTTTAGGattaaaaactaaaattgtAATGATCCATTTTTCGTTAAGAAGTTGTCATGACTATTTGACAACAAAATTTAAAACGGCTAGAAACACAATAGATAATAGGGGATTGTGAGAGATATAAATATGAATGATACATATGGTAATTATTGTTAGAACTACGGTCGGCATTGTCATAAAAGCAACAATGAGTTTTCATAACTGCAACCAACACACTCTTCCTTTCGAATAAGCAAAAAAAACTACTAGGAATTGCGAGAGATATAAATAGGAAATGATACATATGGTAATGGTCGTTAACTGTCTCAAAACTGTCTCAGGAAGCAACTTTGAGTTGTCATGATTGCAACCGGTAATACTCTTCCTTTTCGAATAAGCAAAAAAACTATAAAATAGGGATTGCATGAGATATAAATAGGAAATGATACATACGGTAATTGTCGTTATAACTCGTGTTGGCATTGTTAGAAAAGCAACAATGAATTGTCTTAATTGCAATCGGTGATGCTCTTCCTTTTTGAATAAGCCAAAAAAACTATATAAATTCTTTAAATTTCccatattatattaataattcaaatttttataatactattttgataattttgtctatgcttcttcaaccaaaaaaaatcatgatTATGCAAACATTTATTTGTAGAAATAATcaacattttaaatttttaagtaCATAAGTCGTGATACCACATATTACAAATCTATAATATAGAATTTGTAAATAATAGTAATTCTAAAAGGtataagtaaaaaatgtaaacaaaaacataaatgaTAAATCTGCAATAGAATTTggtaaataatactccatttgtcattgaaaagtataaactattttctttttagtctgtccctgaaaattatgaactttctattttgaaaactttttctctctaatgaggtggaacctattcttcactaataatactgtaaaaacttattctttctatctctcttacttttttattatgcattaaaactcgtgtcaaaccaaatgttcatactctttgggaacggagggagtatactaCATCTGTCCACagaaaatagtctcattttgtcattttggggaAGTCCCTATTTCGAAAATGAAAACattatctcatattttattcacattttccctttctctcttacttttttctttttttcctccCCACGTCATCTACTTTTTCttccatttctcttactttactaattctcattaaaatttatgtcattCATAAATAAGACTGTTTTTCATGGACGGAAAAGAgagtaataattataaaaagcACATTTCACATAGAAtgaataaaaacataaaatattacGAAAAATTGTACATAAGGAGCATTAAATATTAAGGAGATAGCGCAAAAATACCATATATGTCACAGAAGTTGGGATTCAAACCGACAActtcagagcatccacaaccgtgctcttgccagcgagcacggttgtgggcccggacccactttttctgcctgctctctggcaagagcacaacacccacagctgtgctcttccgcaaggacgagcacaattcaatttaaaattcaattaaacaaaaacatttccataatattaaaattcattaaaaaacctaaataatattacaaatgacaaataaaataaaaacgacataattaaaatcctaaaattaaaatttatataattaaatactaaaaattaaaaattacataattagactcctaaaattaaaattacataattaaaatcctaaaatttgagattgagatagttgtttggtatagtgtcattttttgtgcttgaaatgagactatttatagatgaaagtatgaattttggggtaaaataatgaaaaaaataatcaaaattgtgaaaaaaatggatatattttattaggaagcggaaaatatttttttttattaattttgaatttttcagattttttcgatttttttaaaaaaataaaaaaaaatgataaatcatcgggccaatcagagcatgccacgtcgacgcctcgtgctcttgccgttggcacggacgtgctcttagctaagagcacgtccgtgccagcggcaagagcgcagcgcgGCGGAgttcgtccttgccagcggcagcggagctcgtccttgccagcgacacggacggacggacgtcgttcgtccaccgttgtggatgctctcatagCAGCAAGACAAAAGGGTAAACCAACTCACCAAGCTATAATTTATATTCTATAACTGGAGGTTCGGTTTCCTAGACAAAATAATTATGAGATGTAGTATAGGTTTGAGTtgtaaaattattttagttggaggaagtgactataactaattttcacatgATTATACATCTAAGATTGAATTGTGAGATTTAATCTCATTAACCAAACATAatacatattttaaatataatacatGATAAAGGAAATGAGTTGATAATTTCGATATTATTATTTAACTTATTTTACGATTATTGTTAAAGTTTTGTTTGGATTTGATTTATTTCGTAacaattaggatttgatttgatttgttttctttaatttataaaaGATTTTTTATACTACACATATTATAATATGTTGagtcttttttttaataattattatttttttatttttattttttgggttTGATCACAAGTGTATCGAACCCATCTTTAACCGTAATCTGCTCGACTGAGTTTCCGGATAAAGGCCGAAAGTCTCTCGGTCAAGATCACCACAGCTCCGCGCTGCCAACTACGGTACAGAGAAACCAGGACCCGCGTTTAAATGGGGATTCTCATGTTCTCGTTTGTCGTAGATCTCAATACTCATGTTCTCAATTTAAATAGGGATTCTcatcttaagagcatccacaaccgtactcttgccagcggcacggttgtgggcccggggtactattcatgcctgctctctggcaagagcacaacactcacaactgtgctcttccgcaaggacgagcacaattaatttaatattcaattaaacataaactttccataatactaaaattcattaaaaaatcacaataaatattacaaaatacaaataaaataaaaaagacataattaaaatcctaaaattaaaaattacataattaaaatactaaaattaaaaattacataattattggctaatatacccgaggaagactactcatccggcggcaacaaccccaattgtttttggagacccactaTCAtgccctcgtgcgtttgaagttgcgtgggggtcatagttgacctatcggccatattgagttgggccaaagggcccacaacgagttgttcggggtgGAGGTgaaacatagggtgcgggttcgggggcaggggccgatggagtcgcggagcgccggcgctcggcctccgccttcttccttccttgcggtcggcgttgggaaccgcttggtccggcgtcggggctacctaagttagctccggcgagttggctagccacttcttcggagccggagtcggatagggataccgaccttgaccgtttggaggagccgctagaggaggatgttacgcctcccagatacctcgggtggaaccgcgttttctgccaaacgttgaggtacttgaacgactaccgttcatggattggtatgtgttcagcgccgcagtgatgatgtcgacctcgctccggccgcttccggcattccgcgactcctggaggaaatagcaaTTGAACTTGCCATTTttcatcgttggctcggccgatgcagttgcgcaccatactctcgttgcgctcgatcgttcccggcgccggtttgcattgtaccggccagatacgcgccaccaaaagtgatcgcccgattggttcgtgccaaccgccgcatcttcggagatttcgaagtacgccttgaacaatttatccatctccgccggcgtgtacggtgtgcggacaccgctgcCGCGAGTAGGAGCTTGCGaggttgggagggggcggtcggcctaggctctgGTGTCCACCGTATcgtccttcggaggcaccttggtcgtcgattgagtatggacggtagccacccggaacggccgaatcttgggtttgaggaggggccgaatattccgtttccggactaggaaacggttgtgaaccgaaccattcggggttccaaccgtgggagcccgtagggttatcgccttggcggacatagtgatgttgtagggtacgagagaatgaagatgaatgggtatgagagattgaagatgagaatgaagatgagagaatgatgatgagaattgtgtagtttgatgtgaatttttaggagtgaaattgggggtatttatacatcaaagtgtgtatttttggggtaaaaaaattaaaaaaaaattaaaaagtgggaaaaacggttataaacggatataatttttttggaagtgaaatttttttttattttttatccgtttttttaattaaaaaccgatttttttaaaaaaaaaatttatttaaacccaacggctatgccgttgacgaatgagggcgcgccacgtcagctgctcgctggcacggcgtggcgagcagcgccaccgttgcggatgctctaatctcttcacaccacacacacaaacacgaACCCGTGTTTAACAGTAAAAAGCAGTATAAAATTACAGAACTTCTGCTTCAAAAGCATTGCTTCCAACTTCCATGAGCTAGCTCTGCAGCAGATCTATTAAGAGAAACAATTGCTTCCTGCTCCCCCCCGTAGCACCAATAGCTTTGGCAGTATCCTCTTTAATTTCTGCTTCAAAGTCTTTATCTATTGAGAGTGAGGAAGAAATCTGACATAAGTCAAGTTTCATAACTGGTGTATTTACTGATGACAATTTTAATTAACTTTGCCTTCTGGTCAAACTGTGTTTTTTAGTGTTCTATCCAATTTCTTAGCTTTCTGTGCATATGGAATAGAAGAAAATCAATCAAGGTGAGCAATGAAAAGCGAGTGGCATGTATAACTTAAAACAGAAATCCTTACTTCGTGCCTAGAGCATGAATGCATAGCAGATTTAAGACCCTAAGCATTTCTGAAGCATTTAAAGCGTCATAGTCGCCAGCCTTCTCTAAATAATGCATCTCCAACACTCTAAGAAAACGTTCAGATTCAGCAAAGCATTTCTACAGCACACTGAACCACGATCTCGGATTCGGCTTCGCAAACTCTATACACAAAATGGAAAACCATTTATACCAGCAGAATAGATTCTGACTTGTCAATTGTTACTAAATCAAGGGTCATACTTCTCTCCCTCTTCCTCTTTAATTATTGATAGCAAGTGTACATGAAACAAGACAACCGGACATGATCTTCCTCGCTTTTTAGTTTGCCCATGAAATATATCTTGAAGGACACATAATGCTTCCCCATGTCTAATAGGTGCAGTGTTGTAGTGGCATGAAACTCTCTATTGTTGTTAATTCTCTCAGCACTACGGTTTAAGATTGGAGGGAACTGATTAACAAGTTTTGCTACAGCCTCTTGCGATTAgagatttttctattttatcttttgttttttattatcttttccaGTGCCAATCACATGTACTCTATCACTCTGTTAAGGAAAAACATCCCTCAATTGAACGAAGGTGTCGAGATGTTTGTCGCTGGAATGATTCGTGGTAGTCGCAGGCTTGCCCCATCGATCACACTAATAACTAGGGTTTTGCAGAGAAAATAAATGAAGAAGGAATGGAAAATACGTTATTTCATTGATGATTCACAAAATAACAATATCTCCCTTTTATATCTAGAGACCttagggttgattcgacctacgatttgggaaagaatcaacaaagaaaaccaaaAAAGGAGCTTATATTACGCTCGACCCaaaatgtcacgcccgcattttctaatgatagaaaacacggttgatcgtgactaggggagggttcaagaagcggggaagaaagggggaaaacaaacacaaactcgACCATAggtcgaaacaaatgggaataactcgaataaaatcaaagtatatcaacaatcaacaactcaaaagaaacaatatttagcggaagcatttcgagagtagaataatgctatgtatgaagacacaacatattctagacatttgatagacattcttcactttatGTTTAACACTCActgcgctcgtcaccgctcaacctgcacatttttaaaataaatgcagggctgagtacttgatgcactcagtggacaaatgccaaaacaatgttataaaaacagttatatcatgccaccattgagtgacctcggggttttaacttgaaaaggctCGAGACCCTAAAAATATCTCcaacacaaactttcaactcatcctcaaaccctttttcctcatcattgCAAAACACAcaccatttctccttgatttatttaagaaactgccatatatgttctttagggtgccgtgtaagtGGGCCACttttccacgagcacgaaaaccggccaacctgttcgatgactcacggtcctcatcgtgtacactagtccgagtagggacgtacccttgctaggacccgaattcgattaaactcatagtagagactcactccccactaagtaatcatcaacatcaacatcaaacatcaacaacatatgtgaaacgagaatgtggccgcaaactcaatcactggaccggccgactcaaaagacggctcacgatcccattGTTGTACACTAGcatgagtagggactcactccctagtcagacccgaattcgatttcaataggtctagtagggacaattcccttgctaaacaaacagataggcatttctcaaaac
This DNA window, taken from Salvia splendens isolate huo1 unplaced genomic scaffold, SspV2 ctg207, whole genome shotgun sequence, encodes the following:
- the LOC121789319 gene encoding uncharacterized protein LOC121789319 isoform X2, encoding MLQKCFRVVNLLCIHVLGTKKLRNWIEHQKTQFDQKAKEAKLKVFEARGKKIKEDTAKAIDARDGEQEAIVSLNRSAAEQAHGKLLESETMLLKIDQTADVIRVEPIFTDCSGHMYWKLKCADESDVLHQDVGKGDTLTLNEKWFALSAEEKKEIEKNITTRGE
- the LOC121789319 gene encoding uncharacterized protein LOC121789319 isoform X1, which translates into the protein MLQKCFRVVNLLCIHVLGTKKLRNWIEHQKTQFDQKAKEAKLKVFEARGKIKTLKQKIKEDTAKAIDARDGEQEAIVSLNRSAAEQAHGKLLESETMLLKIDQTADVIRVEPIFTDCSGHMYWKLKCADESDVLHQDVGKGDTLTLNEKWFALSAEEKKEIEKNITTRGE
- the LOC121789320 gene encoding C-module-binding factor A-like, which encodes MKKKPCLVKICSRCLWNRYKEKVEEVASLEEWKCPKCRGVCNCSVCMKRRGHQPTGAAKATGFASVNEMLTAEGSDNGKVGNSMNGSLENDVLSARKKGKERLNADDNTSSKRMKHSKLTETSQTIPIEIVLPVGTDLTSVAGIDVPAEMLAMLWSF